From the genome of Triticum aestivum cultivar Chinese Spring chromosome 3B, IWGSC CS RefSeq v2.1, whole genome shotgun sequence, one region includes:
- the LOC123064955 gene encoding uncharacterized protein produces the protein MEQWRNTAAQVSARSITYINGTNAVVEAIIRARQQYRLALVDCRRFRPGVHPLPNAGQGASAGGPIIDLAIGRIKRISRFHAVLGNVFSLCVAHIGLQVNTPWWRDRSQLHHADAARHAETALLCLHSAKSHGHAALGVFHVMLRPPSPRAVAHVWAPAAEQLLRCAIDDLAMAEAAVERMRPAIVAQFFDASMLLHG, from the coding sequence ATGGAACAGTGGAGGAACACGGCGGCGCAGGTGTCGGCTCGCAGCATCACCTACATCAACGGGACGAATGCAGTAGTCGAGGCAATCATTCGCGCCCGCCAGCAGTACCGCCTGGCCTTAGTGGACTGCCGCAGATTCCGCCCGGGCGTGCATCCCCTGCCCAACGCCGGCCAGGGCGCTTCAGCAGGCGGCCCCATCATCGACCTCGCCATCGGCCGGATCAAGCGCATCAGCAGGTTCCACGCCGTACTGGGCAACGTCTTCTCCCTCTGCGTTGCGCACATCGGGCTCCAGGTCAACACGCCATGGTGGCGGGACAGGTCGCAACTCCACCACGCCGACGCTGCCCGCCACGCGGAGACAGCGCTGCTGTGCCTACACTCCGCCAAGTCGCACGGCCATGCGGCCCTCGGCGTCTTCCACGTCATGCTCAGGCCGCCATCGCCGCGAGCAGTCGCCCACGTCTGGGCACCTGCGGCCGAGCAGCTCCTGCGCTGCGCGATCGACGATCTGGCCATGGCGGAGGCCGCGGTGGAGCGGATGCGCCCGGCCATTGTCGCCCAGTTCTTCGACGCCTCGATGCTTCTGCATGGCTGA